The Zerene cesonia ecotype Mississippi chromosome 23, Zerene_cesonia_1.1, whole genome shotgun sequence DNA segment taaaaaacactttcatcccacgggaacgggaacatgcgaggaaaaccccgggtctTATCTTTCCTGcaacttataataaaactaatattacattttgaacCTTTATATCTACATTGATATCTATCttctatactatactatactctcaatatgtatatgaattaATTGAGCTTTTTTAAACGAAATCTGTATGGAAACATCTCAGGCTATGAAGTAAGACTTAGCTACACCAGGAAGCCATTTCTTGGATAGCATTTTTTGGCACATCTATATATACCAAGAGATTTTGATCAGTATAGACACAACaagaaaaatttgtttatcatCATTCACTGTACCATGGCAAAGATGCGCCTTCTCATCGTCAATTCgttgtttttttctattctttaaaaatattttgtaaaaaatgctataaaaataatatttaaatcagaCACAACATTCCAGTTGTTAGAGATgaatgttgaaaaataaaaaacatacattacttaacaatgtttattactcACATTCTGTCAACATCTGTAGCTATTAGAATAATTGGCAGACATCCAATAATTTGAACATTCTAGAATCTAGGCTTTAGAGATTCCGATCATTTcgatattctaaaaatattttaactccAAATAAATGATTAGTACATAACTAAGTTAAATTGAACTTTATGCCAAAGGTAACTGgtctcaaaataaattatagcgtgccaaaataatatacaacacattcacaaatttacatatatccACATTAAGGATAACATCTTTGTTCATAAGAactatgcaaaataaatataatttcacttTAATACTTAATCTACTTGGCTTTTCCCTGGGCTGCGACAGCCGCCATGGCCTTTTTAACAGTTTCTTCATCACCAAGGAACACCATGGAGTCCACTGGTTTCATGTCTTCATCCAACTCATAAACAAATGGGATTCCGGTGGGGAGGTTCAACTCCATGATAGCTGCGTCGCTGAGGtctgaaaaaagaaaagtaaaaattcaGCCActgtaattgtaataaagtGATGATATTTCTTAagaatttctaaaattaactTGGATGATTCTcacatttatactatattatagcccatttaatattatcttattaatcatccatttattgaggaaggttataggctatTTAACAACATTTATGATGTATGTAAAGAAGCCAGAAATAGAtagtttaaacataaatttattaggtTACATATCTGAACATCATATTAATGATGTTTTCAGAAATACAACCCAactgataatttataaaaaaacatacattacataaaacatatcaatcagtaaacattatacattacgaaataatgataaaaagatCCCAatcctatgtatgtatataaatttgcaAGACccaaatttttattgcatcatattcattttaacatCCAACAGATATTACTTAGACCAAGTGACAAATgattaacataatttcatgttatttaaacaatttttatgatgaCCACACTATTACATTTAGTACTGTAGTGTTGGGAAtgcttttattcaataaataaataaaaaaacttactaTCCAAATGCTTCACTATCCCTCTCAGACTGTTGCCATGGGCTGcaattataattcttttgCCCTCCTTGATCTGTAAATTAgtgtaagtaaattatatcacaaGAAGTAGTATAGAAAAGTTTTAACTGCTGttatgtaagtaaataattaaaatttaaatcacatttacacacatttattttcattcatcacATTAATtgctgatttgaaaaaaaacatactatgGTCACATCACATGTCAGATAAATTCTCTGTAGTCATGTGACTACAGAGAATTTATCCGTGTTTAGAAACCGTGTATACAATTGGACCAGGCAACCTGTGCGGCCTGACAGACCAGTATgtttgtacattaaatatattcaattattctgTTTGATGCAACCTTTAATCCTACTTACATACACTTGAGCCCAACAAGGAGACATGGGCTTCAGAATTTATaactagatattaaaatacaacaatacaatGCATAATttgacttaattaaaaatatacctgaGGCACAATAACATTATTCCAATAAGGCAGGGTTCTTTCAATGGTGAGCTTCAGACTCTCATACATGGGGAACTCTTCAGGTTTCGGGTCTCCAGCATAGCGGGGGTCATTCACAATAGTCTCATAGTAGGGGTGGTCCTTCTCCATGGCTGGTGGAGGTACATCAAAGCTTCTGCGCCAGATTTGAACCTagtgttaaatatttcagtatgaataattgctttttctcatatgaaattaaataaatttagtgtaatacatataattacattaaattttgtgaatgtttatgttttaatgtatatatttattttttcgttacctattattatcatttggtgcacaataaagtgtttttgtttgttaaatttattgaaactataatataataatattatagtttaaatttatatgtacattttttatagaataatgtTAGATATGTAGTAAGCCTACTACTGCGTTGCATCAAAGCGTATTCtacattaaacaattattcagCATATGCcaataagttttaatagaTTGTCGTTCATACCTGGGCTTCACCATATTTAGCAGCAGTCTCGGCCTTGTTGAGACCAGTGAGTCCTCCGTAGTGCCTCTCGTTCAAGCGCCAGGTCTTCTCAATGGGAATATCGGTTTGACCGATTTCTTTAAGGACAGAGTTCAAAGTAATTTGAGCTCGTTTTAGAACTGAAGTGTGGGCGACATCGAATTGGTAACCATCAGCCTTTAAGGCTTTGCCTGCAGCAACAGCTTCTTCGCGCCCTAAATAAAATTCAGGTtaacattttgaaaacaaCTTAGCGGACATAGCAAACTGAAGGACTAAATTTACCCTTGTCGCTAAGGTCAGCGTCATACCAGCCGCAGAAAAGATTCTTCTGATTCCATTCACTTTCACCATGGCGAATCATTACAATCTTGTACTTTCCAcccataattattgtttaaaagtatctaatttttatagtattaaataataaaatacctgaCCGGCTTCGCAAATGAAATCGACCGTCCTCTAACTTTGACGTATGTAACCTTTTTGACCTTTAAAGATCCGTGCTGCCACtacaataatcataaaatgtcAACTAGGTAGTAGGTACCCATGTACCTACCTAGGTACGATCATAAtgtaataactattaataaatagagaaagaaatgaaaatgaatttaagTAGCAACACTTACATGCATCTTTTATCTTCTTTGAGGAgaccttaataataaatacgcaGGAAGTGTTTGACAcagactaaaaataattattattattttcaagtcTACCtaagtaggtataataatttctaagtAGAAATCGCTTTAAGAGAACAGGATCATCAAATGCGTTAtagattatcttattattatgttattttaatacttccAATTAACTGAACGGATCACAATAGTAACCTTatagtacattttttattttcatttaggtacaaatttttaagattttcatcactatattttgttattatgtgaacgaatattacaaaagaacattcaacaaaaaaatatttggtaGGTGTCTTTGTTTTGTACCATATAGATATGcctgaatattaattttatgtatgaattaatatttaggtaCCTGTATAATCTTTAATAGTGAgcacagaataaataatataggtattgCATAGATATATTACCAACACAAATAAcgtttttctaatttatctgtgcagtttacaaaataatgttaaaatccACAGAGtactttaaacttttatatgttAGAATCGctaagataaatatttcagtctcataaatttgatgaattgtaaaatttcaacaCTAAAGACATTGTTCGTTCGAGAATAATGAAGGCATTGTTCGTTctttgaaaagaaaaagtcTTAATTTGATACTttgataaagtaaaataatattaaaattatatgaagttACGTTAAGTTTTTAAAGTACCTACCTATTCATATCTTCTAAATGTAAACTTCcatgtgtttatatatatataatttgtgtttttaacgtgatgactatataaataaagatgcCGCCAAAGAAAAAGCTGGCAAAGACAGCAAACTCAACGCCACAAGTGAAAAAGAAGATTGTACGACCTAGTCGGAAATCTTTAAGAAACTCAAATGCTTCAGAAAATGCAAATGGTAATATGTTCaattggtataaaaataagtgttaCATCTACTTTTGAAAATATGCAGACTATGTTTTTATACgcttttatgtttttacaagacacgcttttatttactaaaattttgTTGCGTTGCATTgtcaaaaaatgttaatactcTCAAATTTTGAGTTTTGTGAATTTGaagttattatgaaatataacattttctctATTTGAGAACTGCCAAGCTATATATtacatcattaaattaaactgtttatttgCACTATGTCGAATTCTTCTACCCAAAAACCCTCTGCCATGCCCGGAGTGCAAAATGGTTTacactttttaattgatatcaactattaaaataaaataaaaaaaacctacttATTGACacaaaatgtattgttataatacTTTGACTATGAGTAATCTTCAGTTTAAATCTATTGATCTATGATGTGAGAAGCGaacaattgtttttcttttatgaatGGTGTTAACCGCAAATTGTACCTGTTGTGATATGAAATCAGACATTCCAATTATTGAGAATGGATAAACTCACCAATGTTAAGCTAACaactgttataaatataatcatacacttaatcatcatcatatatatcatatattctaTAATCAATGTATACCTTAAAAAATCCCACATCTGAGACCCACTGTGGGTCAACAAGTAACTGAAGTAAAAGTTCCTTTTACTCATGTCTTTGTTGCGTTTAAAACATAGAGATTAggttgataagaaataaattacgttaaGATAGAGCAAGTGTTAAATATAGATCAAGCATCACTAtcaaaaattgtaattcattaagaaattattaaaaaaaataaaaagaaaaataacttcTTCACCCATAATAGATCATATAATTCATATGTTgctgttatgaaatattaaatataggaaaattatttttgtgctaGTAATTTTTTCTTCCATTGCCTTCATTAgatgaaaaaatttatgtgcttgataatgtattgatttatttttagatgtgGTTAAAGAAGAACCGAAGAAAGATGAAACAGCACCAAATAAACCTAAACGGGGAAGAAAAGTCACatctaaattaaatcaagAAGTTAAAATTGCACTAGCTAATGAGGGTTTGtacttatcaaataatatacatgcgaaagtgactttaatatgttatagtgggcaactgagctggcggttcacctgatggtaagcaacaCTACCGCACATTGACATATGCAAAATATGTAGTGCCTCTATGAATGTGTTCCCTGCTTTTACGGGATAACGGATATAGAAACAATTGACATCTAGAAAaaaagaatggactggaaGGGTATGGAAATGGAAAAGGGCTTCAAGCTGCCCACTgtcttttatgtaaaaatccTTAACCAAATAggatgaaatttaaatcagATATTTAAGTAGACCTCAGGAATGATAGGgtctattttttgttaaacaaaaccaaagtaaaataacaaatttatttaaaaaaacaattttttttaattctattcatTGTTAACACAGAAGCTAGCAAATaaacgataaatataaaaataggaaCATTATGTTACTATGTTCATTTCCATATTACTCCGGAACGACTGGACCAATTCTCATAACATTTTGTGCGCATATCAGGAAGATCTAAGCATTTGCTGGGCCAGgtagtaattttatagaagtcgtttttcataatttagtGCTTGCTAAGTGTCCAGCTTTTGTAAGCTGCATATCTATTGTATTACAAGCAAAGCAAATATAATACACTTTCATACATAGCTTAGCGAATTTTTTcagttaaatgttttttcagtTATTGTATCTAAagttcttctttttctttattttgaatgatACAAAGTTAAAAGATTTGTTAAgatgaaatcctactaatcctattaatattataaatgcgaaagtttgtatggatgtatggatgtttgttactctttcacgtaaaagctactgaaccaattgccatgaaatttggtaagtagacagctggataactggaataacatataggcaactttttatcccgatattcttacgggatacggacttacgcggatgaaaccgcggggcgcagctagtattataaatgcgaaagtttgtaaggatgtgtgtgtgtttgttactctttcacgcaaaagcttctgaaccgaatgcaatgaaatttcgtatgtagacagctgggcacctggaataacatacagggagcttttatcccgatattcctaggggatgcagacttatgcgggtgaaaccgcagggcgcagctagtagattataaaattgataacaagtattatgttacaatcatagtataataaaaacccCATTCCCGCTGACCTGGTTTATGTTAGAGACTATGGGTGTGTTtgaaattcatcaaaatctatgTGTATCACATGATATAGATGTATATTGAACCTAATCGTTTGCTTATTTGTTTTCCAAGCATAGTGAGTTCCTGCACTGTTAaagctataaattattaagtaagCCAATATCACTATGATTTCTTTTTCACAGTTGTCAGAGCACAATTTCAAAAGCAAAATAGCTTTGGACAAATCACGATTACAAATAAACCAGCTGTCAAGAAGCCAATACTTAAACGAAAATATCAGAGTAAGAGGGTTGTTAGTAAAAATGGAATTGAGGCGTCACAAGAAACAACTGATGGCATTGAAAAAGGAGAGGTTGTCAGTCCTGAAAGTAAGAAAGCTAGAACTGTACGAAAGAATTCGAATGCAAAAATCGCAATTAC contains these protein-coding regions:
- the LOC119836269 gene encoding phosphoglycerate mutase 1, which gives rise to MGGKYKIVMIRHGESEWNQKNLFCGWYDADLSDKGREEAVAAGKALKADGYQFDVAHTSVLKRAQITLNSVLKEIGQTDIPIEKTWRLNERHYGGLTGLNKAETAAKYGEAQVQIWRRSFDVPPPAMEKDHPYYETIVNDPRYAGDPKPEEFPMYESLKLTIERTLPYWNNVIVPQIKEGKRIIIAAHGNSLRGIVKHLDNLSDAAIMELNLPTGIPFVYELDEDMKPVDSMVFLGDEETVKKAMAAVAAQGKAK